A single genomic interval of Helianthus annuus cultivar XRQ/B chromosome 6, HanXRQr2.0-SUNRISE, whole genome shotgun sequence harbors:
- the LOC110865377 gene encoding G-type lectin S-receptor-like serine/threonine-protein kinase At4g27290 isoform X2, whose translation MGKVAIFVLLLVSLHIHKIYTAEIDILSDLQFLTENDTLVSPGGTFELGFFKPGSSGNSYLGIWYKKISVQTVVWVANRDRPLVASSGLLKIVHPGKLVLINHTNGIMWSSNTTSSGRATAKLDDTGNLVMTDGDNTRILWQSFDYPTDTHLPGMMFGKNLLTGREWNISSWKSSEDPAPGDFTFGMDTNGFPQDILKKGPDFIKYRAGPWNGMRFSGASSFNQNSIFTYNMVINKTLAAFTYNLVDSSVITRFTLTSSGDLQFSVWVERAKKWQVTVTLPRGDCDFYNNCGAYGSCSTASVQVCSCLDETKFVPRNLKGWNEADWSDGCVRRTPLDCKNGKDGFLRYPNVKWPDTHTSWYNISMTLKECAAVCLKNCTCMAYANTNITGKGSGCLLWFNDLKDIMVITEGNGGQDIFIRMASSELGESFQVCESQKEAMELPLFSFSTIAESTASFSPENRLGEGGFGAVYKGVLEGKEIAVKRLSRTSTQGLDEFKNEVICISKLQHRNLVKLLGCSIHGDEKLLIYEYMSNRSLDFFIFDKTRSTLLDWTKRFHIIEGIARGLLYLHQDSRLRIIHRDLKASNILLDVDMNPKISDFGLARSFGGNETQANTEKVVGTYGYMSPEYALDGIFSTKSDVFSFGVLVLEIVSGSRNRGFVHTQHDSNLIGHAWRMYNEGRSMELIDSTIDEPSDSSEVLRSIEVGLLCIQQNPEDRPDMSSVVRMLGSEGALQKPKQPAFFTERNLHGADFSSSTCPTSSTNDFTVTKVVAR comes from the exons ATGGGGAAAGTAGCTATATTTGTTCTTTTACTTGTTTCACTCCACATCCACAAAATCTATACTGCCGAAATCGACATCCTTTCGGATTTACAGTTCTTGACAGAAAACGACACACTGGTCTCACCGGGCGGAACCTTTGAACTCGGCTTTTTCAAGCCGGGTAGCTCTGGGAATAGCTACCTTGGTATATGGTATAAGAAAATATCTGTCCAAACAGTAGTTTGGGTTGCCAACAGAGATCGCCCGCTCGTCGCATCATCAGGTCTGCTAAAGATTGTCCATCCTGGAAAGCTTGTCCTCATAAACCATACCAATGGTATTATGTGGTCATCCAACACAACATCATCAGGAAGGGCAACTGCAAAGCTTGATGACACCGGAAATTTAGTCATGACAGATGGAGACAACACAAGGATTCTCTGGCAGAGTTTTGATTATCCAACTGATACTCATTTACCAGGCATGATGTTCGGGAAGAACTTGTTGACGGGCAGGGAATGGAATATATCGTCATGGAAAAGTAGCGAAGATCCAGCTCCAGGTGACTTTACCTTTGGCATGGACACAAATGGTTTTCCTCAGGACATACTCAAAAAAGGCCCAGATTTCATCAAATACAGGGCTGGGCCATGGAATGGTATGCGCTTTAGTGGGGCTTCATCGTTCAACCAGAACTCGATCTTTACTTACAATATGGTTATTAATAAAACATTGGCAGCTTTTACTTATAATCTTGTCGACAGTTCTGTTATAACAAGGTTCACCTTGACTTCTTCCGGGGATCTACAATTTTCAGTATGGGTGGAAAGGGCGAAAAAATGGCAGGTTACAGTTACATTACCAAGAGGAGACTGTGATTTTTACAACAATTGTGGTGCTTATGGAAGCTGCAGCACTGCAAGCGTACAGGTATGTTCATGCTTGGATGAGACGAAATTTGTACCTAGAAACCTAAAGGGTTGGAATGAAGCAGATTGGTCTGATGGCTGTGTGAGGCGAACACCCCTGGATTGCAAAAATGGAAAAGATGGGTTTTTAAGGTATCCCAATGTAAAATGGCCAGACACACATACTTCCTGGTATAACATTAGCATGACCCTAAAGGAATGCGCAGCGGTATGCCTAAAGAACTGTACCTGTATGGCTTACGCAAATACAAATATCACAGGAAAGGGAAGTGGCTGCTTGCTTTGGTTCAATGATCTCAAAGACATCATGGTCATCACCGAAGGCAACGGTGGTCAGGATATATTCATAAGAATGGCTTCCTCTGAATTAG GTGAATCTTTTCAAGTCTGTGAAAGCCAGAAAGAAGCCATGGAGCTACCATTGTTTAGCTTCTCCACAATAGCAGAATCTACTGCTAGTTTTTCACCAGAAAATAGACTTGGAGAGGGTGGATTTGGGGCTGTTTATAAG GGTGTGCTAGAAGGGAAAGAAATTGCAGTTAAGCGTCTCTCCAGGACTTCCACCCAAGGACTTGATGAGTTCAAGAATGAAGTCATCTGCATTTCAAAACTTCAGCACCGCAATCTTGTTAAGCTCCTTGGATGTAGCATACATGGAGACGAGAAATTGTTAATCTATGAATACATGTCCAACAGAAGCTTAGACTTTTTTATATTCG ATAAAACACGAAGCACACTCCTTGACTGGACAAAGCGATTCCACATCATTGAAGGAATTGCCCGCGGACTTCTTTATCTGCATCAAGATTCACGACTAAGAATCATTCATAGAGATCTTAAAGCCAGCAATATTCTACTGGATGTGGACATGAACCCTAAGATATCAGACTTTGGCTTAGCAAGAAGCTTTGGAGGAAATGAGACTCAAGCAAACACAGAGAAAGTTGTTGGCACATA TGGTTACATGTCACCCGAGTATGCACTAGATGGTATCTTCTCAACAAAGTCCGATGTGTTTAGCTTTGGTGTTTTGGTGTTGGAGATTGTGAGTGGGAGTAGAAACCGGGGATTCGTTCACACTCAGCATGACAGTAACCTTATTGGACAT GCATGGAGAATGTATAATGAAGGCAGGTCAATGGAGCTCATTGATTCGACTATAGATGAACCAAGCGATTCATCCGAAGTTTTAAGATCAATCGAAGTAGGTTTGTTATGCATTCAACAAAATCCAGAAGATAGACCAGATATGTCATCTGTGGTTCGAATGTTGGGCAGTGAGGGTGCATTGCAGAAACCTAAACAGCCAGCATTTTTTACAGAAAGGAACTTACATGGTGCTGATTTCTCTTCAAGCACTTGTCCAACAAGCTCAACCAAtgattttactgttacaaaggtAGTTGCTCGATAA
- the LOC110865377 gene encoding G-type lectin S-receptor-like serine/threonine-protein kinase At4g27290 isoform X1, with translation MGKVAIFVLLLVSLHIHKIYTAEIDILSDLQFLTENDTLVSPGGTFELGFFKPGSSGNSYLGIWYKKISVQTVVWVANRDRPLVASSGLLKIVHPGKLVLINHTNGIMWSSNTTSSGRATAKLDDTGNLVMTDGDNTRILWQSFDYPTDTHLPGMMFGKNLLTGREWNISSWKSSEDPAPGDFTFGMDTNGFPQDILKKGPDFIKYRAGPWNGMRFSGASSFNQNSIFTYNMVINKTLAAFTYNLVDSSVITRFTLTSSGDLQFSVWVERAKKWQVTVTLPRGDCDFYNNCGAYGSCSTASVQVCSCLDETKFVPRNLKGWNEADWSDGCVRRTPLDCKNGKDGFLRYPNVKWPDTHTSWYNISMTLKECAAVCLKNCTCMAYANTNITGKGSGCLLWFNDLKDIMVITEGNGGQDIFIRMASSELVSENRSGSTHIKLILVAVFLGVLLIGLSSILFCYTLRNRNHAQPMGERESFQVCESQKEAMELPLFSFSTIAESTASFSPENRLGEGGFGAVYKGVLEGKEIAVKRLSRTSTQGLDEFKNEVICISKLQHRNLVKLLGCSIHGDEKLLIYEYMSNRSLDFFIFDKTRSTLLDWTKRFHIIEGIARGLLYLHQDSRLRIIHRDLKASNILLDVDMNPKISDFGLARSFGGNETQANTEKVVGTYGYMSPEYALDGIFSTKSDVFSFGVLVLEIVSGSRNRGFVHTQHDSNLIGHAWRMYNEGRSMELIDSTIDEPSDSSEVLRSIEVGLLCIQQNPEDRPDMSSVVRMLGSEGALQKPKQPAFFTERNLHGADFSSSTCPTSSTNDFTVTKVVAR, from the exons ATGGGGAAAGTAGCTATATTTGTTCTTTTACTTGTTTCACTCCACATCCACAAAATCTATACTGCCGAAATCGACATCCTTTCGGATTTACAGTTCTTGACAGAAAACGACACACTGGTCTCACCGGGCGGAACCTTTGAACTCGGCTTTTTCAAGCCGGGTAGCTCTGGGAATAGCTACCTTGGTATATGGTATAAGAAAATATCTGTCCAAACAGTAGTTTGGGTTGCCAACAGAGATCGCCCGCTCGTCGCATCATCAGGTCTGCTAAAGATTGTCCATCCTGGAAAGCTTGTCCTCATAAACCATACCAATGGTATTATGTGGTCATCCAACACAACATCATCAGGAAGGGCAACTGCAAAGCTTGATGACACCGGAAATTTAGTCATGACAGATGGAGACAACACAAGGATTCTCTGGCAGAGTTTTGATTATCCAACTGATACTCATTTACCAGGCATGATGTTCGGGAAGAACTTGTTGACGGGCAGGGAATGGAATATATCGTCATGGAAAAGTAGCGAAGATCCAGCTCCAGGTGACTTTACCTTTGGCATGGACACAAATGGTTTTCCTCAGGACATACTCAAAAAAGGCCCAGATTTCATCAAATACAGGGCTGGGCCATGGAATGGTATGCGCTTTAGTGGGGCTTCATCGTTCAACCAGAACTCGATCTTTACTTACAATATGGTTATTAATAAAACATTGGCAGCTTTTACTTATAATCTTGTCGACAGTTCTGTTATAACAAGGTTCACCTTGACTTCTTCCGGGGATCTACAATTTTCAGTATGGGTGGAAAGGGCGAAAAAATGGCAGGTTACAGTTACATTACCAAGAGGAGACTGTGATTTTTACAACAATTGTGGTGCTTATGGAAGCTGCAGCACTGCAAGCGTACAGGTATGTTCATGCTTGGATGAGACGAAATTTGTACCTAGAAACCTAAAGGGTTGGAATGAAGCAGATTGGTCTGATGGCTGTGTGAGGCGAACACCCCTGGATTGCAAAAATGGAAAAGATGGGTTTTTAAGGTATCCCAATGTAAAATGGCCAGACACACATACTTCCTGGTATAACATTAGCATGACCCTAAAGGAATGCGCAGCGGTATGCCTAAAGAACTGTACCTGTATGGCTTACGCAAATACAAATATCACAGGAAAGGGAAGTGGCTGCTTGCTTTGGTTCAATGATCTCAAAGACATCATGGTCATCACCGAAGGCAACGGTGGTCAGGATATATTCATAAGAATGGCTTCCTCTGAATTAG TTTCCGAGAACCGATCAGGAAGTACACACATCAAATTAATCTTAGTAGCCGTCTTTCTGGGAGTTCTCCTAATAGGATTGAGCTCTATATTGTTCTGCTATACCTTGAGGAATAGGAATCATGCACAACCAATGGGAGAAC GTGAATCTTTTCAAGTCTGTGAAAGCCAGAAAGAAGCCATGGAGCTACCATTGTTTAGCTTCTCCACAATAGCAGAATCTACTGCTAGTTTTTCACCAGAAAATAGACTTGGAGAGGGTGGATTTGGGGCTGTTTATAAG GGTGTGCTAGAAGGGAAAGAAATTGCAGTTAAGCGTCTCTCCAGGACTTCCACCCAAGGACTTGATGAGTTCAAGAATGAAGTCATCTGCATTTCAAAACTTCAGCACCGCAATCTTGTTAAGCTCCTTGGATGTAGCATACATGGAGACGAGAAATTGTTAATCTATGAATACATGTCCAACAGAAGCTTAGACTTTTTTATATTCG ATAAAACACGAAGCACACTCCTTGACTGGACAAAGCGATTCCACATCATTGAAGGAATTGCCCGCGGACTTCTTTATCTGCATCAAGATTCACGACTAAGAATCATTCATAGAGATCTTAAAGCCAGCAATATTCTACTGGATGTGGACATGAACCCTAAGATATCAGACTTTGGCTTAGCAAGAAGCTTTGGAGGAAATGAGACTCAAGCAAACACAGAGAAAGTTGTTGGCACATA TGGTTACATGTCACCCGAGTATGCACTAGATGGTATCTTCTCAACAAAGTCCGATGTGTTTAGCTTTGGTGTTTTGGTGTTGGAGATTGTGAGTGGGAGTAGAAACCGGGGATTCGTTCACACTCAGCATGACAGTAACCTTATTGGACAT GCATGGAGAATGTATAATGAAGGCAGGTCAATGGAGCTCATTGATTCGACTATAGATGAACCAAGCGATTCATCCGAAGTTTTAAGATCAATCGAAGTAGGTTTGTTATGCATTCAACAAAATCCAGAAGATAGACCAGATATGTCATCTGTGGTTCGAATGTTGGGCAGTGAGGGTGCATTGCAGAAACCTAAACAGCCAGCATTTTTTACAGAAAGGAACTTACATGGTGCTGATTTCTCTTCAAGCACTTGTCCAACAAGCTCAACCAAtgattttactgttacaaaggtAGTTGCTCGATAA